GGTCAAACATGGTATAAAGTTTTAACTTGACATATCCAAACAtgtataaaaatcaaaacaacgcCGAAAACTACCAACGGAAGGAGGACTGTGTTGAAAATTGTTCTGTGTCTAGGTGATTACGCCACAGCTGGACCAGATCATACCGAATGTGCAACGACCATATTTCTCAGCCGCCTTTAGCCACCAAACCGACGCCCTGGGGCAACCCTAGCAAGCAACTCGCGACTCATGGCATTGCTCCAGCGACCTCGTTCGTGCGGTCTGAGCAACGCGGAACTGCCATCACCAGAGAGGAACACATTTGTCTCAACCTCCGTCACTGCATTTTTAAACTTCGTGCGGTTTTTCAGCTGCCCGGTTCGTccgaaagcgaaaaagaacAGCTGGGACAGTCAGCTTGTTAGAGGTGTTTTGCCGTCGAAAAAACTTCAACTACCTCTGAACTCCACTTTTTAACATCCCCAACGAAGCTGAGTATAAGCTACGTTGTAGCTGATCGTTGCTGTGTGTCTGTTGCCCTGTTTCTCTATTGGTAATGGCATGTTTTCTACTGCGATGGAGTAGTAATTACACCGCCAAAACCACATCTGGATGCCAAAAAGGAGGCAAAATGTATGAAAAGAGCTATAAGTATGGGAACTCTTCACACATCTGAGGTGAGCCCTCCAAATAAATCCTTTTGATTTGTGGTATTTAGCAAACAAATTAGCTTTCAACTTTTTAAGAGATGATCATAGCCGCACACTAATATTAAGTAAACTGCACAAGATGcatacccacacaacacatatgcatgtaaatcgaatatcaacttgaaataatcgtacttctatgcaatatgattgaatcgtaaatgatgctaaaataatgcctatacgtacaaaagtggaggcgctaaccgtacattgttcaaaatgtatatgtttagacgtatattttctaagtcggcatcatatacgacttacgatatacatcagccgtacattggtcgtatatctatacgtatgcataaagaaaatcgtattacattcttaatcggcatcatatgcaacaaagaatatacattgctcgtacattgtctatgcataatgcgattccgattcgaaatatactaatatgagattcaatttattcaacttaatacgacttcgtgttgtgtgggtagcATGCACTCACcgatcattttcttttatttgttcatGCAAACTCTAAATCAATCAACCTGGAAGAAATTCCTATGCAACTCATTAGATCAATGTGGTTTGCTAAGTCTACATAAAATTACACGAATAACTCGACCATTATCATACAACGTATTGTAAATTCCACATCGCGGATGTGGATACACCtgttttttgcttcattaTACAATTCTCGTGATAAAGCTAGCTCGCCGTGTCTACCTCTATTTATTTCGATTAAGTTCATGGCAGCAGTTTTCCCCATCACAGTTGAGCGGGTTTTCTGAGGTTTTTTTCGGTAGCTGAACTTTACGCACACACAAAGATGCAACCCAAAAGGAGCAGGCAAAAACTTCCGGGAGCTTCACGGTCATTAAACGCCCAGGGTTTAAGATTTTACACCCTCAACACTTACCCTTAATTGTTGGCTACAAAACACGGCTCAGAGAGGTAAATAGTTGCAACGTAGGACGGAAAACTTGCCAGTcatgattttgatgttctgatACTCTTcggttgttttgctttgttggaGAAACAATATATGAAGCAGATAAAAACCCAACCTCGAGACCACCGCTGGCTCTGCTGGAGCCTATCTGATGTCCCTTTATAATAGTCTTGGTAAACGTGCAGCTTAAAAAAAGCCATCCCACCCAGTCATCAGCAGTTTACATGATTCGAAACACAAGCAACCATGCCTGTGTCTGCTGTAATGGAAATGAGGTTtcggaaaattattttgaacCGACCGTgcagaggaaaatgaaaaacaaatcagttGTAATCCTATTCCTAACCACACTGGTTCTTATCGTTAATGGTCGGTTGGATGAAATTCGTCTCGAGTAGGATGTGAACACTCTCGAGGGGTGAATAAATTTAGATTCGTATCGTATATTTTTGTATAATTTGTGTTCTGGTTTGCCTTGGGATCCGATTTTTGACAtggggaaattaattttctgtaTTCCTTACTCCCATTGTTTGAATCGAGGAAGCAAATGAAGCAGCAAGCAGTCCAAGATCTACGAATGATATTTAAAACTGTATTGACATCAAGAGGTCAATTCAGGTTCGTTAGGTTCTTTAGGTTataagaaacaaaaccatcaaTGTTTCACTCATCGTCACATTGAGCAGGAATCATACAGAGTTGTCAGAGTAGTAATCTTATACATGCTTACGCTTGATTGATGATGTTTTGTAGTCGGCGAACTGCTCCGTGCCAGGTTCGAGGTGTGCCGGAATCGTCGCTAGGCATGTGATCTCTATCCGACCCAGGTCGTTTGTCTGCGCTTCGGTGATGCGAATCGACAGCTGGCTGTACGAGGCAGATACCCGGTGACTTTTCCGTGGCTCGCCCTCGTTCACGTGCCGCCGATATTTGTGCTCGTACATGGTGCTGCAGTAAACGGTAAACGATGAGAGTAGTGTTAGCGATTTTTAACAAACAACGCACCGTACGACTATTAGATATGTACTTAATAGTAAAATATTAGGCAGGGTGTTTCCAAAGTACCGGAGTAACAAACTGTGAATCTTAAATGCTCCTAAAACCCCCATTTTATACCTTCCTCCTTCTTTACCAAACGTGAACAGCATTTACTTAACCGTGGATGGGTGTAAGTCGAAGGGAAATCTGTTACTAGTTTTACTTACCACCCCATGATTGTGATCAAGTGTAACCACTTCATGTAGATCATGGCGCAATAAAGAGACTTTTGagtatttgatttaattaaaaacagtcTCTTGATTTGATattagggtaagtgcacccatagtggagctagtaccaatagtggtgttagtggaataaaatcctagctctacgccgatatataAACAATGGAGtgatttgttcttctatgaaatgttctttgatcttctgcggagtgttcaaaagatgaaccatctcattccgtaatatagaagctccaaaattcatattttcaaaacagattgtcccaacatgctgcattccttaagaatctataacgaatatTATGATTTCcctaaggctataaatcactgcaaaatcattaaaactatatgatttcgctacttacatactccaatataattgatttacacgaacttagtgcattttagcataattttactatattttcatagtttttaccatagtgccactataggcacaaaaaccagagttgttcctatagtagccatagattttttcacaagtatattttagttttatttgaccaatataatcaggtaaatttagtgattttattctgtttctacaaaataaacaaagcggaactggagagaaggctcagcagaaaagaaagcgggcgaaggatacgctataaagcatatactatagttttagctgtaatattcagagcattttttatgaattgaaattggacatatttaacataaaacaatacagtcttttcaatgacaacgcattggtcaaggagtattttggtacagttaccctactGTACTTTCATTCGACGCATGTATAGCGCATACCAGCGTTTGAAATTTCATTGTAAACGCTTCAGCAAGCATTAGAGTAGGTAGAGTTGTTTCAGAGCCACATTCAATGAGCTGTACCACAATAAGGTTActgaaaaagttttcatttagTGGTGGCGTGAAGAAAATTGGCTTTATAAAAGTTGTTACGCAGAAGCGAAAATTTAAGAATATCAACATGATATGCTATGTTGAAGTTAATTTTTACCAAATCGAACGAGCAACAAAACGAGCCATGACAATTTATTAACTTTCAAGAAACTGTTTGGAGGCACCGACACAGGGTATACGCATACGAAAGCAGGGGCAACCCCTTTCTTTCAATCCTCTTCGGCAGTCTGTTGGATAATTTGGTTTCTAAATTTATGCCGTTAATAATTAATAACAAGTTGAACGCTTTCCACAGCAGTCTACCAATGCAGCGAGTCGTAGCGACAGCTTTCAGCGTGTCAAACCAGCAAATTGGCCTACTATACTGCTCTGTTCCGAACCACGTAGCCCTGGAGGCACGCGAAGGGTGTTGTTGGCTGACaaaaatagggaaaaaaaGTGTTCCGTACCAATTTTGATGTCAGGCTGGAGGCGTCAGAGGCACGGTTAACGGTTCGTTGCAGGAAACCGGCGGCTATGGGTTGCCATAATAACCAGAATGATGACAGCGAAAAGCACAGGAAGCACTAGAACAAAACTTGCCGTAAACACTTCCGCAATGAAATGATATTttcgaaagaaagagagagagctaGCTTTTGGCGAAGCATCAGAACGTGGGAAACAAATCCACGGTTGGCTGAGTAACGCAGAAAACCGTGAGAATGTTTGGCACGCTCTCCAATTGGCAATTGACATTTTGATAAATCTTATTCGCGCAAACAGCAGATTCACTATTGCGACAGAAGGTTACAATCGTGGTTCGCTGTGGTAGTGGCATCGAGCTAATGACCTGCCACTAGAAGCCTTGTTCTCTCCGTTCGCTTCTTCGCATCCTTATTAAGCCATTTCGCTTGTGTGGCACGCCTAAATTATCGAAATTTGTGTTTGTATTACATTTATGGGTTAGCGGTTACTACCAAatcaaatgtaataaaatcattGTTGCAAAATTGGTCAGTTAAAGTAATTTCGGTCCcgattgaaatgaaatcaattttcgCTTTGATTAAAAAACCGCTCAGTGACCTCTTTCATAGCGTTAAAGCcgatttattaatttataaattaaCGTAAAGTGTAGGAccaattgaattaaaatttcaaaaatgttgttaTAACCTACGTTGCACTCAAATTGCGACCTATTATGATGCTATCAGCCTATAGTTTGTTAAGTGTCGATTGAGTTATAACACATGAATAAATTCAATGCAAGATTCTTTGCTTGGAAAGGATAAAAAACGTCTTTGCTGgtaattttcaattacaaTCAAGaatgatttattcaaaatgtataACTAACAATCTTAAAATTctttaaagtttaaatttgTGAATTAAGTTTAGAAGTAAGTATCAAActtaagaaagaaaaggaaaaaaaagatagtaTCTAAATTGATTCAAACGAATATTGACATTATCACAAAGAATACTCTAGTGCAGGGGttggcatacatttcctaGAAAAAACCAGATGGATTAAAAGGAAAGCGAGTGCGCGGGAAGGATACCTTAcacgatgatttaatgtttacaAAGTAGTATCAATTTAAATGGTGTATCAACTTTCCCAATAGTGAAGTTTCATTGAGAGTGGTTAGAGATaatgaatttgaaattttatctttCAACTTTCTTAAACATGTTCatacttattttcgttgaattcaACAATTTTCTGTAAAACGCAAACCTAACCGCAAATTACGAtgtgttttttgtatgaagcaagaatattttcttacggggcggaaaaaaaatcagtagGCTGGCCGTACTTTGCCGACCACTGCTCTAGTGTATTAAATACTGGTACGCCGGAAGGATCAAAGTAGAAACCTACCGGGAAATAACGACGAAAATATACGTTTCATCTTAATAGAATGTagaaatttgaaattaaaaaatatcaaaaggaATGATTCTCATATTTGAAAAAAGTCCTGCTGATTTATGCATCAATCGCTGATAAAAATGTGGTTTTATAGACGTAAAAATACGGTAATTAAAGTTTTCAGTGAAAACTTactttgcaataaaaaatataaaccttTGTGCAGTTATTGAAACTTAGTTTCGTGTTTATTTTATAACGACAACCCAAATGGTACAGGCAATTACAATAGTTCGTACAGTTTGGAGCAATTTTTTCAACAGACTTACTAACATTGCGTTAAAATCACGCGTTCGCTAAACGACTCAGGAAAAGGCGGAAGCgccttttattttacctttttccccCTCTCCAGCCAGCACTGTTGGACTTCTGGAAACATCCGCCGAGCCGTTGTACAACTTTCCGTGCTCATACCGTCAGGCCCGCGTTTGGTCATCAGTTTTATCATTATAATCATGGCCCAAAATTATCTCCCGGGAAAGCGAGAGGAGTCTGAAGTCGCGTAAAAACTTTGGCTCTcccctttgtttgtttgtttttcattcgaaagatgCGACCGTCGACGCCAGATGGTGCCGGGTACGAGAAAAGTGTGAAGCTTCGTGCTGGTAGGGCGCTGTAGAAACCGTCGCTTTCTACGCAAACACGTTCCGGGGTTTGTTCCCCTTGAAGGCGTTGCTTCTTGCCTGGTAACTTGCCATCGTGCAGTCGCTACCGTCTTTTCCAACAACAATGCCGATAACGTCGGTGGTCGAGCCCTATACCGACAGTATCTGCCTCCTTCACCCCATTTTCCATCTCCGTGACGATAAAAGTCAGgcgtatgtttgttttacattccGAGTCTtaattgaaatcaattttatcCGTGCGCACTCGATTTCAGTTTAGAGTCCACACCGAGAAGGTGGGTACACACAATCAAGAACACTACTGCTTCGTGTCACCGTGGGCGAAGCAAATGTTCAGCTTATCTTTTTCACTTCACCTAAACCTGTGCGCAACGACGGGGGTGCACGAAGGTTTTGTAAAATACAAGTGGTGCCACTGCGCGGTGCTTGGCCGAACGTGAAGCAAAGCATAATTTCCGTTTTAACGCTGACAAAATGgtggattttaatttaatccaCAGTCTGGTCAACAAAGAAGGCCATTTTGCTgctagaaaaggaaaaacaaaaaaccgtaAGAGTTAGGTCGGACTATGGTGACAGGACTGGGTATGGGAAGGTTCCTCAGTCTTAGCTTCGAGGAAGCACACGAACCTCAGCTCTAGTTGGTCGCGATAGGACACAACAGTTGTTCAGCGGGATTTATTTATTACTCTCAGAAATTGCCATCGATATTCACTAAATGTATCAAATAAGAGATAAACAATCTACTAAGTATTGCAGTCCGATTGTTCATTCCGCTCAAGATCAGTACCAAATAATATCTTTTGTTTGAATTCGATAACGTACTGCCTtaataatatttcaaaacaacaagcgctttgaaaattgaaccaaatagaatacgatataaaaaaaaactgccactCACTATCTTACACAACCACTTCAAACATGTCAAGCAATATGCAAGTTTACAAGCGCATCGAATCAAGTAGGATGGTTTGTCGTTGATCGATAACTTGAAATCGAACAAAGTAAAACAAGTCTCAAGTAAGTTTAAAATGAGGAGACAAATTTGtcataaaatgaaatgaagaaaGACAATTCTATATTGCATTCGGtactgcaaaacaaaaatactacaaataaaatattgcaatgTCACATTTGATTGTGAGAGAAGAATGGATTTGTGCTATTAATGTCTCTTTTGAATTTAATTACTAGAAGTAGTAAATTATAGTTAAATTATTAAGTTTTCGTGTTTTCTtgactatttttttaattaaaaaaaacattttgaaaatgtatcAAACAAGAGAAACCTTTGCGGGATGGTTTTGCAAAAACATGGATGAGCTAAACAATCATTCATCAACTTTACTTATACGCTTcaggggaaaactttttgtttcaataaattaaGGTAGAATAAAGATTAATATAAATTTGATTgctttttgattaaattaaatttaaactttgttataaatgaaataaaaggtATTGTGGTTAGATTTGCTAACTTTAATTGCTAACTGCTTGGGGCTCCAGAACCTTAGGCTACTAAAAGCTTATCCTTACTTCGAACTTGCAATTTGTAGTGTGTCGTGACGCCGTGCTAGGGAAGTCTAATCCATACAAGCTGAATTGAACCATGCCTTGACGAAAATTCTCGCTTGGGTGATGAGCAAATTGGCACGGGGCAAAGCAAAGCTAGGCacggatgaaaatgaaaagatgaTCATACATTGTAAAAACCATTTCACCTACCGGTGCTTTCTGTAGCCGTTGTCatagtgctgctgctgctgttgctgtagcTGCTTATTGTCGTAGTATTGGTTGTAGTAGTCGTTCCGCTGCCAAGTCTTTTTATCACTCTCCTCCAGGATAACGTCGGACGCACCGAGCCCGGGCCCGTTACCGAGTGACCCGAGGCCCGCCATACCGCCGAAGCTGCCGTACGCCGACCCACCGAACGCGCCGTTCAACAGCCCAATCGTGCTACCACCGCTCCGCTCTCGCCCGGGATGGTGCATCTTGACACCGTAGTTGTAGCCACTCTCAAAGTTGTGGTAGCCTACGTTGGGTTGGATCTCGAAGCTGGAGTAACCACCGTTGCCGCCGCCCAAGCCCATTGCGTTCGTTGACTTCGTCAGCAGGTCTTGAAAGTCATTCTCCACCGCTGTAGACAGAAAAAGGACAAGTTAAGGTAATAAACTCGCGTATTTGCGTACAAAATGTTGTAAATACTTTAGCTatgatttttgcttttttaaagTTACTAGCTTAtttgcccggttacacgggcactATGACCTTTTTTATGTGAAAGCTATCTTCTAGGAGGTGGAATATGAAATTTTAGTTAAATATAACATTCAACGTTTTATTCCAAGTCCAGTTATCACTTATTCACTTGTCGTCCGAGTCACTTGTCGAACCATTAAATCGGTATTGTACAACTTCATATTAATCTTAGGAAACTTTGTAATATTTATTGCTAAGAAATGTGGTTCAATTAAATCCttcagtttcctcgtgtttgTCCATCGGAGTGAGCTCTGGATTTCGTTCTGGTTGATTTGTACATCATGGcgatagttttgttttgtgtgtgactgtattttatatgaatttgtgttttgtatgtgtttcgaagcacttgaagAATCGTGTATTGGAGAAAACAGTTCTAAGGAAATTCGCCATCTTTTCTGTTGGtggtgcattttgtttttctttttttttttgttaaattattcGAAGACCATTGCTAGTTACCCGGTgtcgagtattttttttttatttgactctATTGAACGTATTTCATAAGGCCCGGGCCCGGTGCCGCGCGAAAATATTAAATCgcttcaaaacacaatttcaacatgaaaagttttttgttaattcaAGTATCTTTACTCTTTCCCAAATCAAGCTGGTTGCTATAGCAATCAATGCTATGTAACTGTCGGAACTTTTTGTCATAAGTAAATACGCTTCGATATTCTTGTTCATGCTTCATATTTGTGGACAAACTGAAAATACTAAACATTTGTGGCAAGTTAGTTACTTCAAATCGAGAACCAAGCACATCAGGACCGATCATGAAGACGCTAATTCAGTTATTCTGTTGCGGGATTATTGGTTTGGATAGTTTTCCCTATTCCAGCAGCAGGTTACTGGTTGCATGCAACTTGAGATTGCGTGCAACATGAGACTATACAACTTGTAAGCgcactttgctaaattttataatttatagaaGAAGATAGATATTATAAAGCATAGTCTGCAAAACTATCCCATCCTGAACGATGTTGCCAGGGGTATCCATTCATCGACCTACTTTTGTTGCTGCCGTAAAATGTGCGCCGAGAAGAAAATTAATGTACGCACCAAGGTAGCGCGGAGTGAAATATAAACGTGTGCTATTTATAGTTCGTCGTGGGGCGGTTCCTCAAAATAAGCGGAAAGTTCCATACCGTCAGGTATCAGCAAAGTTCAGAACGTCGAGTTCTGCAGAAGGGAGAACTAGGGAGTGTGCGGCGTCGGATGTTATAAAGACATTCTACCGTACACATCAGCCTCATCAGCAACAGTCGAGTTGCTCGTCACGCTAAAGGTTAACCTTTAGGCGATTGCTGTTGACTGCGTTGCGAAGGAAAATAGACCGAGCCGAAACTTATGGCAccgtgtggaaaaaaaaacacacgcttCCCTTTACCCCATCCCCCCGGGTGTGGCAGGGTGCGGGAGGATAATCTATCTATATACGTTTCCGTCTTACCTTTCGTGCGCTGCTTCAGCTCCTTCAAGCTGCCGCTGCCGCTCGAACCGCTCCCGGAACCGATGACCTTCCCATGGTAAACGGTCGACTGCTGTCCAGTGGTTTGCTGTGTCTTCGCGCGATGGCTATTCTTTGAATTATGATGTAACTGCCGAACATGGACGTCATCCACCTGCGTACGTCCGTACATGCGTGCGTCGGATTTTTGTCATGCCACGTACGGTGAAGAAAGAAtcggaaaaagagagaaacgGTGATATTTAAACAAAGGGGAAAAGAACATACAAGATAGTCGAATGATTCCACCCTGGGAACCGAATGAGAATTAATGGTTATACTAGCATACTTCCACCCGCTAAACAAACAACCGATAACTAATAATATAGTACGTTAATAATTCAAGGGTGAAAAAAATTTTCAGCACTTCTAACACAATAAGCGTCACTACACAAAATAAAGGATAAAACAGACGAGCTGGCCATGAAAATGGTATACATTGCACAAGAGAAAAATAGGTTTGTACATTCTTCAGCACGCTTGGCACGATTTAAGCTACAAAACGAATGAAGAAGTCTAGatgaaaaaatgaagaagTTAGAACACCGTCAAAACATAGTGGATAATTATCAATTCAAGAAGGAACTGTTTTAGTTTTACCCGAAATGCTTTCGATCAATAGAAAATATTGTGATGTTCGATTTTGCCGAAAGAaacattagaaaaataaaatcatctacTTAACCTCATACAGATAAAAATA
This region of Anopheles coustani chromosome X, idAnoCousDA_361_x.2, whole genome shotgun sequence genomic DNA includes:
- the LOC131268895 gene encoding uncharacterized protein LOC131268895, producing MDKIWITCLLLIIAIIYVQTNGQSTVNVQLVVTKYVERGSAVALYCENDVLPDILYKVTFLKEGSKIFEYIKGRSPLYRNYSIAGAEIDWKKVTPSTLTLKNVDYDASGTYYCEVSTDTPIFTKASNDEMLHVILKQKGPPTIEFAKKQLYYGDMLIANCTTSRARPPPHITWLINGKQVDDVHVRQLHHNSKNSHRAKTQQTTGQQSTVYHGKVIGSGSGSSGSGSLKELKQRTKAVENDFQDLLTKSTNAMGLGGGNGGYSSFEIQPNVGYHNFESGYNYGVKMHHPGRERSGGSTIGLLNGAFGGSAYGSFGGMAGLGSLGNGPGLGASDVILEESDKKTWQRNDYYNQYYDNKQLQQQQQQHYDNGYRKHRTMYEHKYRRHVNEGEPRKSHRVSASYSQLSIRITEAQTNDLGRIEITCLATIPAHLEPGTEQFADYKTSSIKLDIEHNDQTSPQPSMSGMAAFGNSGAVQNSFHTVPVHSRATMALTSALIALASAYYRARTQCA